In Leifsonia sp. PS1209, the genomic stretch GGTGGCGCTGAAGCCGTTGCCCGCCGCCCCGTCGACGCTGACGTCGCCGGCGTATGCCGCCTCGCCGCGGTCGTAGCGGGCGCGGTCGTCCGGCTCTCCGACGAGCTCCCAGGCGTCCTGCACCGCTTGGAAACGGGCGGCAGTCCCGCCGGTGTCCGGGTGCGTCTCGCGCAGGAGCCTGCGGTAGGCGCGGCGCAGCTCCTCGTGGCTGACGGTGGATGCGACGCCGAGCACCTCGTATGGAGTGGGCGAAGCCGGGCTGTCGCTCATCGCTCGTTCGTCTTTCTCGGCCGGTGTGGTGCGTGCTGTTGCTGCGCGTGTCTTCCGACGATACCGTCCCTGCGCTGTGAGCTTCCTCCCCAGCGGCCGGGAGAGAGATGTTATCCACAATTTCCTATTGAGGCCGGTTCTTGTCCGCATTGCTCTCTAGCGTGGAAGTACGAAGAAAGAACAGGGCAGCACCCGACAGAAAGGCACCGATCATGGCCATCACAGACTGGCGCATCGAGCTCATCACCATCCCGGTCACCGACGTCGACCGCGCGAAGGCGTTCTACGTCGACCAGGTCGGCTTCATCGCCGATCACGACCACCGCGTCTCCGACACCCTCCGGTTCGTGCAGCTCACCCCTCCCGGCTCCGCGTGCTCGATCGCGTTCGGCGAAGGGCTCACCGACATGGAGCCCGGCAGCCAGCGCGGACTGCAGATCGTGGTGCAGAGCGCCGACGACGCCCTCGCGCACCTGCGTGAGAACGGGGTGGCGGCGGAGGGCGTGGCCGACCTGGACTGGGGGCGGTTCGTGACGTTCTCCGACCCGGATGGGAACACGTGGGCACTGCAGGAGCTGCCGAAGCGGGGGTGAGCCCGGGGGCGGGGCGGCGGCCCGCGGCGGGCGCGTCAGGCGGTCAGCGTCGCGTACAGGATGAGGAGCATCGTCACGACGAAGCCGCACGCGTAGTTGATCCAGAGGAAGCGGCGCCAGCCTCGGTTGGCCGACGCGGAGTCCTCGTCGCTCACCGACCAGAACGGCGCGGCGGCGACGATGTACGGGATGGCGAGGACGGCGGCGATCGGTCCCGGCCACGCGGTCAGCAGCATCGCGAGGCCCGCGAGCGCCCAGGCCGCGATGGCGAAGCGGGTGGTGCTGCGCGCACCCAGCACCGTGGCGATCGAGGAGATGCCGCCCTCCCGGTCGGGCACGACGTCCTGCACGGCGCCGAACGCGTGACTTCCGATCCCCCAGAGGAAGAATGCGAGCAGCACCGCGAGCAGCTGCGGGGTGAAGGCGGCGCCCGCCAGCACCAGCCCGTACACGGCCGGGCTGACGAAGTGGGTGCTCGAAGTGACCGAGTCGAGGAACGGGATCTCCTTGAAGCGGAGGCCCTTCACCGAGTACGCGATCACCGCGAACACGCTCACCGCGAGCACCAGCCACGACAGCGGGGAGCCGACCATGACCAGATACACGAGGAACGGGAGGTTGGTGACGGCGGCGGCGATCAGGATGCGCCTGTGCATCCCGCGGTCGAGCACGGCGCCCTCCGCGCCTCCCTTGCGGGGGTTCCGCAGGTCGGACTCGTAGTCGAAGACGTCGTTGATCCCGTACATCGCGAGGTTGTACGGGATGAGGAAGTACAGGGTGCCGAGCACGAAGGTGAGGTCGAGCTGCCGGGTGGTGAGGAGATAGGCGGCGGCGAACGGGAAGGCGGTGTTGATCCAGCTGAGCGGGCGGGAGGCGAGCACGAGCTGGCGGAACGGGGAGGACGTCTGGGCTGCCATCGTCATTCCGGTCTCCGCTTCCGGACGAGGAGCCAGAGGGCGGGAAGCAGCAGGAGACCGGCCAGCGGGTACGCGAAGTCCTCGATGGGCACGAGCCCGATGCGGGTGCCGCTGATCGTGGTCTCGCCGTACGTCATCAGGCCGGAGCCGATCATCACGTTGTCGAAGACGGCCGTGAGGACAGCCAGCAGCACACCGGCGATCAGGACGGGCAGCCACCAGCGGCGGACGATGGCTGCGCGGTCCCTGGCGGTGGCGAGCGCGACGGCCAGGACGACGAGTGCGAGTGCGAGGAAGGCGAGGCTGAGGAGGAGGTAGGTCATGCGCGCCCCCGATCGCGGAGGCGGTCACGGTCGCGGGCGAGGTTGCGGTCACGATCGCTGCCACGGTCGCCACGCCGGTCGAGCACAAGACGGGCGCCGGTAATCAGGACCATCGTGAGGTAACAGAGGAAAGTGAGGAAGAAGACCTCTTCGAGCGGGAGCTCCGGGGCGAGCACGATGCCGGTCATGTAGCCAGACTCTCCGCGGGCGAAGACGTGCAGGCCGATGCCGGCCAGGTCCCAGGCGAGGAAGAACAGCACCCCGGCCACCAGCACGAACGTGGCGCGGCGGGCATCCCGCCAGAAGAACAGACGGAAGCGGTGGTCGATCAGCACCATCGCCCCCAGCGACAGGAGGATGAACAGCAGATACAGGATGCTCACGCCACCGACTCCGAGCGGGTCTCCGCAGCGAGTGGCTCCGGCAGGGGTCCGGTGCTGGTGTCGCCGCGGAGACGCTTCAGCACCAGCTCGGCGCTGATCAGGCACATCGGCAGGCCGATGCCGGGGATCGTCGATCCTCCGGCATAGAGGAGGCCGTCGACCTTCGCCGAAGCGTTGCGTCCGCGGAAGAAGGCGCTCTGCCGCAGTGTGTGCGCCGGTCCCAGGGCTCCACCCCGCCAGGAGTTGAGATCGGTGGCGAAATCGTCCGGGCCGACCGTGCGGCGCACGATGACGCGGTCGGCGAGGTCCGGGATGCCCGCCCAGGCGGCGACCTGTGCGATGGCGGCGTCCGCCGTCCGCTCCACCAGGCGGTCGCCCGTGCCGTTGACGCCGCCCGAACCGATGGAGACGTCGGCGGGCACGGGGACGAGCACGAACAGGTTCTCGCTGCCGTCCGGGGCGACGGTCGGGTCCGTCTCGCTCGGCTTGCAGACGTAGAGCGACGCCGGATCCGGGATGGACGGCTCCGCGCCGTAGATGCGGTCGAAGTTGTCCGCCCAGTCCGTGGTGAAGAAGAGGTTGTGGTGCGTCAGCTCCGGGAGGGCTCCGCGGACGCCGAGCATCACCAGCACGGCGCCGGGGCCTGGGTCGCGGTGCTCCCAGTACGACTCCGGGTATGTGCGCAGCGCCTCGGGCAGCAGGGTGGTCTCCGTGAAGTGCAGGTCGGCGGCCGAGACGACGGTGTCTGCAGGGACGAAGTGCAGGCCGCCGGACGCATCCCGGTACTCCACTCCGGTGACCCTGGCGCGGGCGGCGCCCGGCTCCGTGCGGATCGCCGTCACGCGGGCGCCGGTCTGCAGGTGGGCGCCGTCGGCGCGGGCGATCGCCGCGATCCTGTCGATGATGGTGCCGAACCCGCCCTGCGGGTAGCGGACGCCGTCCTCCAGGTCGAGGTGGCTCATCAGGTGGTACATGCTCGGC encodes the following:
- a CDS encoding glyoxalase superfamily protein; the encoded protein is MAITDWRIELITIPVTDVDRAKAFYVDQVGFIADHDHRVSDTLRFVQLTPPGSACSIAFGEGLTDMEPGSQRGLQIVVQSADDALAHLRENGVAAEGVADLDWGRFVTFSDPDGNTWALQELPKRG
- the crtI gene encoding phytoene desaturase family protein, which translates into the protein MTGDRPSAAPASVVVIGGGIAGLATAALLAVDGHRVTLLEQHDQLGGRAGTWSADGFRFDTGPSWFLMPEVFDHFFRLLGTSSAEQLDLVTLDPGYRVFSESGAAPLDVRADYPANRALFESVEPGSGPRLDRYLASARETYRMAVDRFLYGTFASFRPLFSRDLVTKLGRLGRLLLESLERRAARTVQDTRLRQILGYPAVFLGTSPDRAPSMYHLMSHLDLEDGVRYPQGGFGTIIDRIAAIARADGAHLQTGARVTAIRTEPGAARARVTGVEYRDASGGLHFVPADTVVSAADLHFTETTLLPEALRTYPESYWEHRDPGPGAVLVMLGVRGALPELTHHNLFFTTDWADNFDRIYGAEPSIPDPASLYVCKPSETDPTVAPDGSENLFVLVPVPADVSIGSGGVNGTGDRLVERTADAAIAQVAAWAGIPDLADRVIVRRTVGPDDFATDLNSWRGGALGPAHTLRQSAFFRGRNASAKVDGLLYAGGSTIPGIGLPMCLISAELVLKRLRGDTSTGPLPEPLAAETRSESVA
- a CDS encoding lycopene cyclase domain-containing protein, whose translation is MTYLLLSLAFLALALVVLAVALATARDRAAIVRRWWLPVLIAGVLLAVLTAVFDNVMIGSGLMTYGETTISGTRIGLVPIEDFAYPLAGLLLLPALWLLVRKRRPE
- a CDS encoding lycopene cyclase domain-containing protein; translated protein: MSILYLLFILLSLGAMVLIDHRFRLFFWRDARRATFVLVAGVLFFLAWDLAGIGLHVFARGESGYMTGIVLAPELPLEEVFFLTFLCYLTMVLITGARLVLDRRGDRGSDRDRNLARDRDRLRDRGRA
- a CDS encoding prenyltransferase; the protein is MTMAAQTSSPFRQLVLASRPLSWINTAFPFAAAYLLTTRQLDLTFVLGTLYFLIPYNLAMYGINDVFDYESDLRNPRKGGAEGAVLDRGMHRRILIAAAVTNLPFLVYLVMVGSPLSWLVLAVSVFAVIAYSVKGLRFKEIPFLDSVTSSTHFVSPAVYGLVLAGAAFTPQLLAVLLAFFLWGIGSHAFGAVQDVVPDREGGISSIATVLGARSTTRFAIAAWALAGLAMLLTAWPGPIAAVLAIPYIVAAAPFWSVSDEDSASANRGWRRFLWINYACGFVVTMLLILYATLTA